The following coding sequences are from one Arachis hypogaea cultivar Tifrunner chromosome 7, arahy.Tifrunner.gnm2.J5K5, whole genome shotgun sequence window:
- the LOC112704146 gene encoding geraniol 8-hydroxylase-like, producing MNSNSSTLFISSLFEQNIAIEESKGHILLLFPKQYSHLPMSLIITALFFTCITVTKFLRTLSLHANTTKQNFKNLPPGPSFLTMMQNLVEFCNKPQQTLAKLAKLHAPDIMLLKLIQSSTTIIISSPNIAKEVLQTNDLLFSDRTVPTIVTALDHHNYSLPFLPVCPLWKDLRKICNEQLFSTKVLDMSQGLRRKKLLDLLNDMQKYGLTGEAVDVGRAAFRACINFLSYTFVSEDFVESVENDKDEYKDIVSTLLKLSGTANVVDVFPVLKVFDPQGLQRNTTNYITMFFHRLDKLIDKRLKLREEGDNYVTNNDMLDTLLDISHQDSEKMDREKIKHFLLDLLVAGTDTTAYGLERAMTELLHNPKAMSKAKQELEQIIGKGNPIEESDVAKLPYLQAIIKETLRLHPPAPLLLPRKAKVDVEISGYTIPKGARVLINAWAIGRNPNIWEDANLFLPERFLGSNIDVKGRDFQLTPFGSGRRICPGSPLAIRMMHVMLGSLVNSFDWKLENNIKHEDMDMDQPLRAIPVALNI from the exons ATGAATTCAAATTCATCAACATTATTTATTTCTTCACTTTTTGAGCAAAATATCGCAATTGAGGAGTCAAAAGGTCACATCCTCTTATTATTTCCAAAGCAATATTCTCACTTGCCCATGTCACTAATAATCACTGCCCTTTTCTTTACGTGCATTACTGTCACCAAATTTCTTCGCACATTATCACTTCATGCAAACACCACAAAACAAAACTTCAAGAACCTTCCACCGGGACCTTCCTTTCTTACCATGATGCAAAACCTTGTTGAGTTTTGCAATAAGCCACAACAAACACTAGCCAAGCTCGCTAAGCTTCATGCCCCAGACATAATGCTTCTAAAACTTATTCAATCATCAACTACAATAATCATATCTTCCCCAAACATTGCCAAAGAAGTCCTACAAACCAATGATCTGTTGTTCTCAGATCGAACAGTTCCAACTATTGTAACCGCTCTCGATCACCACAATTATAGCTTGCCCTTCTTACCGGTTTGTCCACTTTGGAAAGATctaagaaaaatatgcaatgaacaATTGTTCTCCACCAAGGTCCTCGACATGAGTCAAGGCCTTAGGCGCAAGAAGCTTCTAGATCTTCTTAACGATATGCAAAAATACGGCCTAACCGGAGAAGCTGTTGATGTTGGGAGAGCGGCTTTTAGGGCATGCATAAATTTTTTGTCCTATACTTTTGTGTCTGAGGATTTTGTTGAATCTGTGGAGAATGATAAAGATGAGTACAAAGATATTGTTTCTACTCTCTTGAAACTATCAGGAACAGCAAATGTGGTTGATGTTTTTCCGGTGTTGAAGGTATTTGATCCACAAGGACTTCAAAGGAACACTACTAATTACATTACCATGTTTTTTCATAGACTAGACAAGTTGATTGATAAACGGTTGAAGCTAAGAGAAGAGGGGGATAATTATGTCACAAACAATGACATGCTGGACACGCTTCTTGATATTTCTCATCAGGATAGTGAGAAGATGGATAgagaaaaaatcaaacattttttaCTT GATCTACTTGTTGCGGGAACAGACACCACTGCATATGGATTAGAAAGAGCAATGACTGAATTACTTCATAACCCAAAGGCCATGTCAAAAGCCAAACAAGAATTAGAACAAATCATTGGAAAGGGAAACCCCATCGAGGAATCCGATGTTGCTAAACTGCCATACTTACAAGCCATAATAAAAGAGACACTAAGATTGCATCCACCAGCTCCACTTTTGCTCCCAAGAAAAGCAAAAGTTGATGTTGAAATCTCAGGTTACACAATCCCAAAGGGTGCAAGAGTTCTAATAAATGCATGGGCTATTGGTAGAAACCCTAATATATGGGAAGATGCAAATTTGTTTTTGCCTGAGAGGTTTTTGGGGTCTAATATTGATGTTAAAGGAAGAGATTTTCAGCTCACACCGTTTGGTAGTGGGAGAAGAATTTGTCCCGGTTCACCACTTGCTATTAGAATGATGCATGTGATGTTGGGATCATTGGTCAATTCTTTTGATTGGAAACTTGAAAACAATATCAAGCATGAGGATATGGACATGGATCAACCACTCCGAGCTATTCCAGTTGcactaaatatataa